The DNA sequence TCAAGGAAACGGTTACCCGCGTCCTTGCCAGCCTCACCCCGCGCGAGGAACGCGTGCTGCGCATGCGTTTCGGCATCGGCATGAACACCGATCACACGCTGGAAGAAGTCGGCCAGCAGTTCTCGGTCACCCGCGAACGTATCCGCCAGATCGAGGCAAAGGCGCTGCGCAAGCTCAAGCACCCGAGCCGCAGCCGCAAGATGCGCTCGTTCCTCGACCAGTAAAAAAAACGGCGGGCCGGGAACCTTTCCCCGTGCCAGCCGTTATAGTGACATGATCGGCTGTCTCAGGACACCGATCTGAGGAGCCCCGCTACAGAGATGTGGCGGGGCTTACTTTTTCGGCTTGGTGATCGGGATGGCCGGCACGTTTTTGTCCGATGAATAGACCGCCACGGTATCGGCAATCGGATCGAACCGCACCCAGAGCGAAACCAGCAGGCTGAGAGCCAGAGCCGCAAGGGCCCCTCGCCGTGCTGCTCTCGGGGCAAGCCCCGGCCACAGCGCCAGAATCGCCAGTGTCGCCAGGGCGAGAGGCACGGAGACAACGAAGGGCATGGTCGGCCCGACGCCCTGCATGGCGAAATGGCCGAGGTAGATCTCGTACCCCAGCACAAGCGCCGCCCCCAGCCAGCCGATGGCCTTGCCTGGTCCACCGGGCAGGCAAAGCGCCAGCACCGCCAGCAGGACCGGTATGAGCACGACATAGGCCGCCGTTGGGGCAAGCAGCTGGGCAATGGCCCCGAGCACTGCCAGGACAAGGGTGGCACCCACCCTTGCCGCCTTGCCCGCGCCTCTGCCGAACGCCAGCAGGAACATGCCCGCACAGGCCAGCAGGGCCATGATCTCAAGCTTGGGAATGGCAGCCAGCCGGTCATAGTAATTGGCCTGAGAGCCCGCCCCCGAAACCAGGTTGAGGGCATAAAGCGCGACACCGGTGCCCAGCATCATGCCCAGCATCCGGCCGGAGCCGCCAAGCACCGCGTGCAAGCGGCAGTCGCGACGCACCGCGCTCGCCAGCCCCAGACCGATCGCCGCGACCATGATCCAGCCGATCCATGCGGGATAGGTGACAAGGAACAGCCCGAATACGTCGAAGAAGACGACGCTCGGCGATGCCTGCGGCAGGCTTGGTGAGCGCACCAGCCGGTCGGTCAGTGCCAGCACCTGCCCACCCATGTCCTGAAGTGCGCCCTGATCGAGCCGTTCCGGTGTCGCAAGCGGCGAATGGTAAAGTCCGGACCGACCGATGAACGCGAAGTTGTAGCCCGGATAGTCGGCCCGCAGCGAAACCGAGAGGTCGGTATCGTTGGGCAGGACCGAATAGATGAAAGCCGCCAGCGAGGACGCACCCGGACGGCTCACCGCATCGGCATAAAGCGCCACGGCATTGCCGTTGTCGGGCGAGGTTTCAAACAGTGTTGTCCGCCCTCCGCCGCCCCGTGCTTCCATGTTTACGATCATGCCGATCCGCGCGCGTAGCGGATCGCTGGCAAAGAAGGCCTCTGCGCCGGATAGCCCAAGCTCCTCGGCATCGGTGATCACCACGGCCAGGTCGCGCAGCGGCTGTCCCCTCGCCTTGATTGCCCGCACCGCTTCAAGGATAGTCGCAATGCCGGCGGTATCGTCTGCCGCGCCCGGCGAGCCCCAGACCGTATCGTGATGGGCCATGAGCGCCACGGCGGGCAAGGTGCGGTCTTTCCCCGGCAGAACGCCGATCACGTTCACCATGCGCGTCGGGGCATGGGAACCCTTGCTCCAGCCCTGCATCCGTTCGGTGGAAAGCTGCGGCAGCGGCAGGTCTACCTCGCGAACCTCAAGCCCCAGCGATTTCAGGCGATTGACGAGGTAGGCGCGAACCTCGGCATTTTCCGGCGTGCCTGTCGGGTGGGGTTTTTCTGCTATCTGCCGGACGTCGATCATCGCCCGCCCGGCGGAAAAGGCACCGGCACCGGCCGTGTCCGGTACTGGCCCCGGCGGCGTCGTGCCCAGGATCGCCAGCCCGATTGCCGCAACCAGCGCGGCGATAAATCCTGCCCAGCCCTTCATTGCCTTGCCCTCCAATCCCGGTGCGAGTGTTGCGCTGCGGGCCGGACGAGTCAAATCCGGCGCGGCTGTGCACGATGCGCGCTTTGCGGGTGGCATCCTGGGGACCTTGCCCCTATGGGGACACGAACCGAATCCCCTGCCCTTGAACCGAGCCAGCGCCGATGAGAATTGCCATCGCCTCCGACCACGCCGCAGTCGACCTCAAGGCCGAACTGCGCGAATACCTCATCGGGCTGGGCCACGAGGTTGCAGACCTTGGCCCCGAAACTGCCGACCGGGTGGACTATCCCGATTTCGGCTACAAGCTTGCCGCTGTCGTCGCCGATGGCACGGCCCGTTTCGGTGTGGCTCTTTGCGGTTCGGGCATCGGCATTTCGATTGCCGTCAATCGCAACCCGGCCTGCCGCTGCGCTCTCGTCTCGGAACCGCTTTCCGCCGCCCTCGCGCGTGAGCACAACGATGCGAACGTTCTTGCCATGGGCGCCCGGCTGACCGGCGTGGACATGGCCAAGGCCTGCCTCGATGCTTTCCTTTCCACCGAATTCGGCGGAGGCCGCCATGCCGGCCGCGTCGATAAGCTGTCCAACCCCGCTTGCTGAACAGGGACTTCCGATGACCGCCGTGACCCCCAATGGCTTCTTCACCGCCGACCTCGCCCAGACCGACCCCGAAATCTCCGGCTGGATCGGCAAGGAACTTGGCCGCCAGCGCGACAAGATCGAGCTGATCGCCTCGGAGAACATCTGCTCCAAGGCCGTGCTCCAGGCAGCCGGATCGATCCTCACCAACAAGTACGCCGAAGGCTATCCGGGCAAGCGCTATTACGGCGGCTGCGAATATGTCGACGAAATCGAGACGCTGGCGATCGAACGCGCGAAGAAGCTGTTCGGATCGAACTTCGCCAACGTCCAGCCGAATTCGGGCAGCCAGATGAACCAGGCGGTGTTCCTTGCCCTGCTGCAGCCGGGCGACACCTTCATGGGGCTTGACCTCAACGCCGGCGGCCACCTCACGCACGGGTCGCCCGTGAACATGAGCGGCAAGTGGTTCAATCCGGTGCCCTATGGCGTGCGTCCCGACGATCACCGCATCGACATGGACGAGGTTGCCCGCATCGCCCGCAAGAACAAGCCCAAGCTGATCATCTGTGGCGGCACGGCCTATTCGCGCGAGTGGGACTTCGCCCGCTTCCGCGAGATCGCCGACGAAGTGGGTGCCTACCTGCTGGCCGACATGAGCCACTTCTCGGGCCTCGTCGCCGGCGGCGTGCACCCCTCGCCGGTGCCGCATGCCCATGTCACCACCACGACCACGCACAAGTCGCTGCGCGGCCCGCGTTCGGGCATCATCCTGTCCAATGACGAGGACATCGCGAAGAAGATCAACACCGCGATCTTCCCCGGCCTCCAGGGCGGCCCGCTGATGCACATCATCGCGGCCAAGGCAGTTGCCTTCGCCGAGGCCATGACGCCGGAATTCAAGGCCTATGCCGCGGCGGTCAAGGCCAATGCCAAGGCGCTGGCCGCCTCCATCGAAGCGCAGGGCCTGTCGATCGTCTCGGGCGGCACTGACAACCACCTGATGCTTGTCGACCTGACGTCGAAGGACATCACCGGCAAGGCGACCGAAAAGGGGCTCGATCGCGCCGCGATCACCTGCAACAAGAACGGCATCCCCAACGACAAGCGCTCGCCCTTCGTCACTTCGGGCATCCGCCTTGGCACCCCGGCCGGCACCACGCGCGGCTTCGGGGTTGAGGAATTTGCCCAGATCGGCGGCCTGATCGCCGAAGTGGTCGAAGGCCTTGCCCGCAACGGCGACGAAGGCGACGCGCAGGTCGAACAGAGCGTGAAGTCCCGCGTCGAGGAGCTTTGCGCCCGCTTCCCGATCTATCCGGGAATGTAAGCCATGCCGCGCGGCAACGACCTGATCGGCGACCTGAAGGAAGAAGTGGTCGGCATGGCCAAGCAGGGTGCCCGCCACCCTTCGACCAAGCCGGTCCTTACTGCTGCAGCGGTCGGCGCGGTGGCCGGCCTTGTCCTGCCGGTTGTTTCGCTGCCGCTCGGCGCGGTCGTCGGGGCCGGGTTCATGCTGTACAAGCGCGTGAGGCCCTAACCAGCGATGCGCTGCCCTTTCTGCGCCCATGACGACAGCCAGGTGAAGGACAGCCGTCCCACCGAGGACAACACGGCCATCCGCCGCCGCCGCCAGTGCGAAGGCTGCGGCGCGCGCTTTACCACCTTCGAACGGGTTCAGCTGCGCGAAATCACCGTGCTGAAAAGCAACGATGCCCGCCAGCCGTTCGACCGGGCAAAGATCGAGCAATCCGTCACGCTGGCCTGCCGCAAGCGGGGCATCTCGCAGGAGCGGATCGACCAGCTGGTTTCGGGCGTGCAGCGCCAGATCGAAACCATGGGGGAAAGCGAAATCCCCTCACGCGCCATCGGCGAAATGGTGATGGAAGGCCTGCGCCAGCTGGATTCTGTGGCCTATATCCGCTTCGCCTCGGTCTATCGCGATTTCGGCGACGCCAAGGATTTCGAGGATTTTGCCGGGACGGTGCGGGATGTCGGGAAGCACTGATCCCGTCATCGTCCTCGTCCGTCCGCAGCTGGGTGAGAACATCGGCAAGGCGGCACGGGCGATGCTCAACTTCGGGCTCGCCGAAATGCGCCTCGTCTCCCCGCGCGATGGCTGGCCCAACCCCAGCGCCGGCCCCGCCGCAGCCGGTGCGGATATCGTGCTGGAAAAGGCGCAGGTCTTCGAAACGCTGGCAGACGCCGTGGCCGACTGTGCCCATGTCTATGCCACCACGGTGCGCAAGCGCGGCGTAACGAAGCCGGTGATGACGCCGGAACAGGCGGCGAAAACCATCCATGCAGAGCCGGGACGCTCCGCACTTGTCTTCGGACCCGAACGATCGGGGCTGGAAACCGATGACGTAGCCCTTGCCCGGACCATCCTTACCGTACCGATCAACCCGGAATTCGGCTCGCTCAACCTCGCCCAGGCAGTCATCCTGTGCGCCTACGAGTGGTCGAAGCAGGCCTCGCTCGCGCAGCCGACCATCGAGGAACTGCTGCCCCCTGCCCCGCAAGATGAGCTGGAGGGCATGATTGCCCACCTTGAAAGCCTGCTCGAGCCGGCGGGATACTTCTTCCCAGAGAGCCGGGCGGCCGCCACTCGCCGGACGCTGCGCACGATGCTGACCAAGCCGGCATGGAACCACCTTGAGGTGCGCACCATGCGCGGCGTGCTCTCCGCGCTCGAAAAGAAGCCGCGCAAACCTTGACTTTCTGCTGCAGCGCAGTAAAGGCGCGCCTTCGCAATTGATCCCGCACTCCGGTGAAGCGGCGGTCGCGTCAGGGGAATGCCCTGGCGGTGCGGTTCCGGACCAGAAGCGGGGCACTTCGCTCCGCACAGCAAATTGAAGGAAATACGCATGTCGAAGCGCAAGGCTTCCAAGCACAAGATTGACCGCCGCCTTGGCGAAAACATCTGGGGTCGTCCGAAGAGCTCGGTCAACCGCCGCGCCTATGGCCCGGGCCAGCACGGCCAGCGCCGCAAGGGCAAGCTTTCGGACTTCGGCATCCAGCTGCGCGCCAAGCAGAAGCTCAAGGGCTACTACGGCGACGTGACCGAAAAGCAGTTCAAGCGCACCTACCAGGAAGCCGCCAAGATGAAGGGCGACACCGGTCAGAACCTGATCGGCCTGCTGGAACAGCGCCTCGACATGGTCGTGTACCGCGCCAAGTTCGCGCCGACCATCTTCGCTGCCCGCCAGATCGTTTCGCACGGCCACATTCGCGTGAACGGCGTGCGCTGCAACATCGCCAGCCGCCGTGTTCGCCCCGGTGACGTCGTCAGCCTGGGCAACAAGGCCAAGGAAATGGCGCTGATCATCGAAGCGCAGGGCCTCGCCGAGCGTGAAATCCCCGAATACGTCGCGCCCGACGGCAACGACAAGATCACTTTCGTCCGGGTCCCGACGCTGGATGAGGTTCCCTATCCGGTGAAGATGGAACCGAACCTGGTGGTCGAATTCTACTCGCGCTGATCCGACTGGATCTGCAAGACAAGAGGGCGGTCCTGCGGGGCCGCCCTTTCTGTTTGGCGCAAAGCGATTTACGTATTTGGCGAAGTGCGGAATATGTCTTCCGTGAACGATCGAACTTGCCGGAACGGGAACCGCATTGACGCACGAGCAACATGTCGCCGCCTTCGAAGCACTGCTCGATGCTTGGCTCCAGTCCGCCCGCGATAATGATCTGGCAGCAACCGGGCAGCTGCTAGCCGACGATTACCGGATGGAACTGCCGGACGGATCGATCGCGACGTGGCAGGCGGAGCAAGCCTTCAGGCAACAGATGACGGCGCTTGAAGTCTTGCAGCGCGATGCCGTTGTTGCACCCGACGGACGCACGGCACAGGCCTCGCTGCTGATCGAGTTCGCACAGGGACCAGCTTCAAGCGAAGCAAGGGGCCGGTTCAAGCTGGCGGTTTCCGCCCTGAACACGGACGGGGGATGGAAAGTGCAGCACATCCGCTGCGCGATCGACGGACGGGCAGCACCGCCGCCGCCACCTGCGCCGTCCGAACCTTCCCGCCTCGCGCGCCTCAAGCAAAGATTACGCCGTGCTTTCCCGACTGCAGAGCGCGAGGTTGCACAAGGCCACGCCAGCCACCTGCCCTATCGGCCGGGCGAAAGCTTTATCCTGCCCCCTCGCCCCGAGAGGCGGCCGGAGGACGATCTACCGATCCCGCCCGAGCACCTGTGGCTGGGCTACAATTATCCGATGCATGGCAAGCTCCATGTCGGCACCATGCTGGATGCCTTGCGCGAAACGGGCTTTTCCATCGGACAGGGCCATCGCGTGATCGATCTTGGCTGCGGCGCCGGCCGGATGATCCGGCACCTGCTGCCCTATGCCTCGACTGCCGAAATCTGGGGCCTCGACATCAGCGCAGAGCACATCTTCTGGTGCCGCGAGAACCTTTCGCCCCCGTTCCGTTTCGCCACGACCACCAAGGTGCCGACCCTGCCGTTCAAGGACAGCAGCGTTGCCCTCGTCTACTGCGGCTCGTTGTTCACCCATATCGACGATCTGGCCGATGCGTGGCTGTGCGAACTGCGGCGCGTGCTCAAGCCCGATGGCCGGCTGTTCCTGACGATCCATGACCAGCATACCATGAACCTGCTCGGCCAGCCCGAATATGGCTGGACGCCGCTCGCCCGCCTGCTCCGCGAGCACCCGCTCTACGAAGAGGCTCAAGGCGGGTTCGGCATGCTTTCGATCGGCCGGGACGACCTTTCGCAGGTGTTCTATGACCGGTCCTACTTCGAGGCCATGACCGACCAGTCATTCGAAACGCTGTCGGTGATCGAGGAAGCCTACTTCTACCAGACCGCGATGGTGCTGAAGCCGCTCTAGAGCCGATCAGCTGCCGAGGCCGATCATCGCAGTCCCGGCACACCACGGCGAGGTGCACGGTTGTTTTCGGAACGAATGCCTCCGCCAGGTGTTCGGCGGGGCTATGACCCTCTATCGATTTGTCACGCCGCATCGCATCGGCAAGTGGTATCGCGATCTCAGAACTGCCCAGGCCCAGGCCTGCGCAATCGGAGCGGGCTTTCAGGAACGGAAAAGCGGACAGTTCTTCGCCTACCGGGAAACCCGGCTGGAAGTGAGCGATCAGCCCAGGTAATTGCGCCGGAATTCTGCGGCAAAGGCAGCAAAACGCCCCGCGGCGATTGCATCGCGCATGGCCTGCATCAGCGACTGGTAGAACCACAGGTTATGCTCGGTCAGCAGCATGGCACCCAGCATCTCGCCCGACTTGATCAGGTGGTGCAGGTAGGCGCGGCTGTAATCTCTGCAGGCCGGACAGCCGCACCGTTCGTCGATGGGCGACAGGTCTTCGGCATGCTTCGCATTGCGCAGGTTCAACGGGCCGTTCCAGGTGAAGGCCTGTCCATTGCGACCCGACCGGGTGGGCAGGACGCAGTCGAACATGTCCACGCCGCGTTCGACCGCGCCGACAAGGTCATCCGGCTTGCCCACCCCCATCAGGTAGCGGGGCCGATCCTCCGGCAACTGGCCGGGAGCGAAATCGAGCGTGGCGAACATTGCCTCCTGCCCCTCGCCCACCGCAAGGCCGCCAATGGCATAGCCATCAAAGCCGATATCGCGCAGGGCGTCGGCGCTGGCCTTGCGCAGGCTTTCGTCGAGCGCGCCCTGCTGGATGCCGAACAAGGCCGAACGTTCTGCGTGTTCGCCGCCGGCATCGAAGGCATCCCGGCTGCGCTTGGCCCAACGCATCGACATTTCCATGGACCGGGCGATGACATCGCGCGGCTGATCGGCGCGGGGGCACTCATCGAAGCACATGACGATGTCGGACCCCAGCAGGCGCTGGATCTCCATCGACCGTTCCGGGCTGAGCAGGTGGCGCGAGCCGTCGAGGTGGCTGGCAAAGGTCACGCCTTCTTCGGTGATCTTGCGCAGGTCGCTCAGGCTCATCACCTGATAGCCGCCACTGTCGGTCAGGATCGGGCGTGACCAGTTCATGAAGCGGTGCAAGCCGCCAAGGCGCGCCATGCGCTCGGCACCGGGGCGCAGCATCAGGTGATAGGTATTGCCCAGGATTATATCCGCCCCGGCCGCCCGCACGCCTTCGGGTTTCATCCCCTTCACCGTCGCCGCCGTACCGACCGGCATGAACGCCGGCGTCCGGATTTCGCCCCGGTGCATGGCAATCGTGCCCGTACGGGCCTTGCCGTCGGTGGCGTAGATGGTGAAAGCGAAGCGGGAACCGGTCATCGCGCGCGGCTATGGCAGCAGCAGCGAAGAATCTCCATAGGAATAGAACCGGTATTCGCTGGCGATGGCATGGGCATAGGCCGCCTGCATCCGTTCGCGGCCCATCAGCGCACTGACCAGCATGAACAGCGTCGATTTGGGCAAGTGGAAGTTGGTCATCAACCCGTCGATGGCTCGGAAGCGATAGCCGGGGGTGATGAAGATCGCAGTATCGCCCTCGAACGGGCGGATCACGCCATCTTCGCCCGTGGCGCTCTCCAGCAGGCGCAGCGAGGTAGTGCCGACGGCAATCACCCGGTTGCCATTGGCCCGGGCCGCGTTGAGCCGGTCCGCCGTCGCCTGGTCGATGCGGCCCCATTCGGCATGCATCTTGTGATCCTGGGTGTCTTCCGCCTTGACCGGCAGGAAGGTTCCGGCACCGACATGCAGGGTCAGCGTCTCGCGGCGGATGCCTGCGCCATCGAGCGCTTCCAGCAAGCCGGGGGTAAAGTGCAGCGCCGCCGTGGGCGCGGCGACCGCGCCGGGCTCGTCGGCGAAGATGGTCTGGTAGTCTTCCAGGTCCGCCGCATCGGTGGCCCGCTTGCCGGCGATATAGGGCGGCAGAGGCATACGGCCTGCCCGCTCGAGCAGGACTTCGACCGGCTCGTCCCCGGCAAAGGCCAGGGTCCAGCTTCCATCCTCGTGCCGTTCCTCGGCCGTGGCAGCGACACCGGCAGGAAAGGCGATGACATCGCCCTGCCGCAAGCGCTTGGCATTGCGGATGAATGCCTGCCAGCGCCGCAGGTCGATGCGCTTGTGCAGCGTTGCACCGATCCGTGCATCCCCGCGCTGGCCTTCGAGCTGGGCGGGGATGACACGGGTATCGTTGAACACCAGCACGTCACCCGCGCGCAGCATGGCGGGCAGGTCGCGCACCGAACGATCCTCGAAATCGCCCTCCCCGCGCACGACAAGCATGCGCGCCGCATCGCGCGGACGCGCGGGACGCAGAGCTATGCGTTCGGCCGGCAGGTCGAAATCGAAAAGGTCAACGCGCATGGCGCCTTGGGCCGGGTCAGTTCTTCTTCGCTGCGGCCTTCACGGCCGTCTTCGCCGGGGGAACCGCGAGCGCAGCCGGTGCCGGGACCGGCGCTTCAGCAACCGGCGGTGCGGGCGGCGGCGGCATCATCTGCGCCTTGCCCTCGCTGGCGAGGCTGGCCTGGAGGATCCGCGTCGGGTTCTGGGGCGGTTCGCCGCGCTCGATCGTATCGACATATTGCATGCCGGAAATCACGCGGCCGAAATTGGTATAGCGCTTGTCGAGCGCGAAGCGCGGGAAGAACACGATGAAGAACTGGCTGTTCGCGCTATCCGGCTCATTGGTGCGAGCCATCGAAACGCTGCCGCGCATATGCGGCACCATGTTGAATTCGGCCTTGAGGTCCGGCAGGTCGGAGCCGCCCTCGCCAGTGCCCTTGGGATCGCCGGTCTGAGCCATGAAGCCGTCGATCACGCGGTGGAAGACGACGCCGTTATAGAAACCGCGCTGGGTCAGCGTCTTGATCCGCTCGACATGGCCGGGCGCCCACGAGGGCATCAGGCGGATGGCCACGCGGCCACCGTTCGACAGATCGAGCAGCAGGATATTCTCGGGCTCGACCGACATGTCGGTGTTTACAGACGTGCTGAGAGCCACCGGCGCCTTTTCGACGACGATGTCCTTGGCCTTCTTCTTCGCCATGGCAGGCGAAGCCGCCAGCGCACATCCCAGCATCACGGAAACAAGCAGGTTACGGCACTTCATCGCAGGCTTCTCACAACTGGGGGACTTGTCGTGCGCAGGCGATAGCGAGGCACGGCTGACATGGCAATGAACAGGACCTGTTAATCGTCGCCAAGCTGCCCCAGTTCAGCGACGCGGGCAACCACGTCATCGCGCACGCTGGGGCTGACGAAATTGGCGATATCGCCGCCGAACAGGGCGATTTCCTTGACGAGCTTGCTGGCGATCGGCTGCAGCGAAACATCGGCCATCAGGAACACCGTTTCGATCCGGTCATTGAGCTGCTGGTTCATGCCGGCCATCTGGTATTCGTATTCGAAGTCGGCCACGGCGCGCAGGCCGCGCACGATCATGCTGGCGCCCTGCCTTTCGGCGAACTTCATCAGCAGGGAATTGAACCCGACCACTTCGACATTGGCGATACCCATGTCCGCCACTTCGCGCCGCACCATGTCCATCCGCTCATCGGGCGAGAACATCGGGTTCTTCGACATGTTGGTGGTGACACCGATGATCAGCCGATCAACCAGCTTTGCTCCGCGCCGGATGATGTCCCCGTGGCCCAGCGTGATCGGATCGAAGGTTCCGGGATAGACGCCGATGCGTTCCATGGCTCAGTGATCCCTTTCAACAACATAGCGCGCCAGCGCCCGCAGCAGGTCTGCTTCCTGCCCGTGGTGGCCCAGATGTGCAATGGCCTGATCGACCAGCATTCGGGCCTGTTCCCGAGCGCGCTCGGGGCCGAGCAGCGAAACGAAGGTCTGCTTGCCGGCCTCGGCATCCTTGCGCAGAGCCTTTCCGGCTGCCGCCTCGTCTCCCTCGTGGTCGAGCAGGTCGTCGGCGATCTGGAAGGCAAGGCCGATATCGCGGGCATAGCCGCGCAGGTGCGTGCGGCCCTCTGGCGGCAGGCGGCCAAGGATTGCGCCCATGTCCACTGCCGCCGCGAGCAAGGCACCGGTCTTGAGCTGCTGCAGGCGGGTGATGGTCGGCAGGTCGAACGATTGCCCTTCGGCAACAATGTCCATCATCTGACCGCCCGCCATGCCGTTCATGCCCGAAGCATGGCCAAGCGAAAGCACCAGCTCTGCCCGGGTGAAGGGATCGGGAAAGGCCACCGGATCGGCGAGAAGCTCGAACGCGAAATCGTGCAGCGCGTCCC is a window from the Novosphingobium sp. TH158 genome containing:
- the rpiB gene encoding ribose 5-phosphate isomerase B, encoding MRIAIASDHAAVDLKAELREYLIGLGHEVADLGPETADRVDYPDFGYKLAAVVADGTARFGVALCGSGIGISIAVNRNPACRCALVSEPLSAALAREHNDANVLAMGARLTGVDMAKACLDAFLSTEFGGGRHAGRVDKLSNPAC
- the queA gene encoding tRNA preQ1(34) S-adenosylmethionine ribosyltransferase-isomerase QueA gives rise to the protein MRVDLFDFDLPAERIALRPARPRDAARMLVVRGEGDFEDRSVRDLPAMLRAGDVLVFNDTRVIPAQLEGQRGDARIGATLHKRIDLRRWQAFIRNAKRLRQGDVIAFPAGVAATAEERHEDGSWTLAFAGDEPVEVLLERAGRMPLPPYIAGKRATDAADLEDYQTIFADEPGAVAAPTAALHFTPGLLEALDGAGIRRETLTLHVGAGTFLPVKAEDTQDHKMHAEWGRIDQATADRLNAARANGNRVIAVGTTSLRLLESATGEDGVIRPFEGDTAIFITPGYRFRAIDGLMTNFHLPKSTLFMLVSALMGRERMQAAYAHAIASEYRFYSYGDSSLLLP
- the tgt gene encoding tRNA guanosine(34) transglycosylase Tgt → MTGSRFAFTIYATDGKARTGTIAMHRGEIRTPAFMPVGTAATVKGMKPEGVRAAGADIILGNTYHLMLRPGAERMARLGGLHRFMNWSRPILTDSGGYQVMSLSDLRKITEEGVTFASHLDGSRHLLSPERSMEIQRLLGSDIVMCFDECPRADQPRDVIARSMEMSMRWAKRSRDAFDAGGEHAERSALFGIQQGALDESLRKASADALRDIGFDGYAIGGLAVGEGQEAMFATLDFAPGQLPEDRPRYLMGVGKPDDLVGAVERGVDMFDCVLPTRSGRNGQAFTWNGPLNLRNAKHAEDLSPIDERCGCPACRDYSRAYLHHLIKSGEMLGAMLLTEHNLWFYQSLMQAMRDAIAAGRFAAFAAEFRRNYLG
- the glyA gene encoding serine hydroxymethyltransferase codes for the protein MTAVTPNGFFTADLAQTDPEISGWIGKELGRQRDKIELIASENICSKAVLQAAGSILTNKYAEGYPGKRYYGGCEYVDEIETLAIERAKKLFGSNFANVQPNSGSQMNQAVFLALLQPGDTFMGLDLNAGGHLTHGSPVNMSGKWFNPVPYGVRPDDHRIDMDEVARIARKNKPKLIICGGTAYSREWDFARFREIADEVGAYLLADMSHFSGLVAGGVHPSPVPHAHVTTTTTHKSLRGPRSGIILSNDEDIAKKINTAIFPGLQGGPLMHIIAAKAVAFAEAMTPEFKAYAAAVKANAKALAASIEAQGLSIVSGGTDNHLMLVDLTSKDITGKATEKGLDRAAITCNKNGIPNDKRSPFVTSGIRLGTPAGTTRGFGVEEFAQIGGLIAEVVEGLARNGDEGDAQVEQSVKSRVEELCARFPIYPGM
- the coaD gene encoding pantetheine-phosphate adenylyltransferase encodes the protein MERIGVYPGTFDPITLGHGDIIRRGAKLVDRLIIGVTTNMSKNPMFSPDERMDMVRREVADMGIANVEVVGFNSLLMKFAERQGASMIVRGLRAVADFEYEYQMAGMNQQLNDRIETVFLMADVSLQPIASKLVKEIALFGGDIANFVSPSVRDDVVARVAELGQLGDD
- a CDS encoding methyltransferase domain-containing protein encodes the protein MTHEQHVAAFEALLDAWLQSARDNDLAATGQLLADDYRMELPDGSIATWQAEQAFRQQMTALEVLQRDAVVAPDGRTAQASLLIEFAQGPASSEARGRFKLAVSALNTDGGWKVQHIRCAIDGRAAPPPPPAPSEPSRLARLKQRLRRAFPTAEREVAQGHASHLPYRPGESFILPPRPERRPEDDLPIPPEHLWLGYNYPMHGKLHVGTMLDALRETGFSIGQGHRVIDLGCGAGRMIRHLLPYASTAEIWGLDISAEHIFWCRENLSPPFRFATTTKVPTLPFKDSSVALVYCGSLFTHIDDLADAWLCELRRVLKPDGRLFLTIHDQHTMNLLGQPEYGWTPLARLLREHPLYEEAQGGFGMLSIGRDDLSQVFYDRSYFEAMTDQSFETLSVIEEAYFYQTAMVLKPL
- a CDS encoding RNA methyltransferase, which encodes MSGSTDPVIVLVRPQLGENIGKAARAMLNFGLAEMRLVSPRDGWPNPSAGPAAAGADIVLEKAQVFETLADAVADCAHVYATTVRKRGVTKPVMTPEQAAKTIHAEPGRSALVFGPERSGLETDDVALARTILTVPINPEFGSLNLAQAVILCAYEWSKQASLAQPTIEELLPPAPQDELEGMIAHLESLLEPAGYFFPESRAAATRRTLRTMLTKPAWNHLEVRTMRGVLSALEKKPRKP
- a CDS encoding peptidylprolyl isomerase; translated protein: MKCRNLLVSVMLGCALAASPAMAKKKAKDIVVEKAPVALSTSVNTDMSVEPENILLLDLSNGGRVAIRLMPSWAPGHVERIKTLTQRGFYNGVVFHRVIDGFMAQTGDPKGTGEGGSDLPDLKAEFNMVPHMRGSVSMARTNEPDSANSQFFIVFFPRFALDKRYTNFGRVISGMQYVDTIERGEPPQNPTRILQASLASEGKAQMMPPPPAPPVAEAPVPAPAALAVPPAKTAVKAAAKKN
- the nrdR gene encoding transcriptional regulator NrdR; protein product: MRCPFCAHDDSQVKDSRPTEDNTAIRRRRQCEGCGARFTTFERVQLREITVLKSNDARQPFDRAKIEQSVTLACRKRGISQERIDQLVSGVQRQIETMGESEIPSRAIGEMVMEGLRQLDSVAYIRFASVYRDFGDAKDFEDFAGTVRDVGKH
- the rpsD gene encoding 30S ribosomal protein S4 is translated as MSKRKASKHKIDRRLGENIWGRPKSSVNRRAYGPGQHGQRRKGKLSDFGIQLRAKQKLKGYYGDVTEKQFKRTYQEAAKMKGDTGQNLIGLLEQRLDMVVYRAKFAPTIFAARQIVSHGHIRVNGVRCNIASRRVRPGDVVSLGNKAKEMALIIEAQGLAEREIPEYVAPDGNDKITFVRVPTLDEVPYPVKMEPNLVVEFYSR
- a CDS encoding M20/M25/M40 family metallo-hydrolase; the encoded protein is MKGWAGFIAALVAAIGLAILGTTPPGPVPDTAGAGAFSAGRAMIDVRQIAEKPHPTGTPENAEVRAYLVNRLKSLGLEVREVDLPLPQLSTERMQGWSKGSHAPTRMVNVIGVLPGKDRTLPAVALMAHHDTVWGSPGAADDTAGIATILEAVRAIKARGQPLRDLAVVITDAEELGLSGAEAFFASDPLRARIGMIVNMEARGGGGRTTLFETSPDNGNAVALYADAVSRPGASSLAAFIYSVLPNDTDLSVSLRADYPGYNFAFIGRSGLYHSPLATPERLDQGALQDMGGQVLALTDRLVRSPSLPQASPSVVFFDVFGLFLVTYPAWIGWIMVAAIGLGLASAVRRDCRLHAVLGGSGRMLGMMLGTGVALYALNLVSGAGSQANYYDRLAAIPKLEIMALLACAGMFLLAFGRGAGKAARVGATLVLAVLGAIAQLLAPTAAYVVLIPVLLAVLALCLPGGPGKAIGWLGAALVLGYEIYLGHFAMQGVGPTMPFVVSVPLALATLAILALWPGLAPRAARRGALAALALSLLVSLWVRFDPIADTVAVYSSDKNVPAIPITKPKK